A single genomic interval of Cupriavidus necator N-1 harbors:
- a CDS encoding fumarylacetoacetate hydrolase family protein → MKFVTIDCGEKGHPGLLMSDGNILDLILLRRHLGVAKLMPADVRGILEGGAPALALADQCRRAVEEMSDHASAQLSETGALVSFHGTPLLAPIPEPRLLLAASGNYGRHMREYPDVPLPENPTAFIKPADTLTGHEKPILIPPQFPDQVDFEGEFAFVFGRTCHNVDEASAMQYVAGYTIVNDVSARNWVAEVFSSTERFQSIRAWDRNILGKNLPSFSPCGPILTTADEIADPHDLAITTRVNGKVMQDSGTSDLICRIPRLISYFSKWYRFQPGDIFSTGTPEGVGAGRTPPVYLKRGDRIEIEIAGLGTLANPVA, encoded by the coding sequence ATGAAATTCGTGACTATCGACTGTGGGGAAAAGGGCCATCCCGGCCTGCTGATGAGCGACGGGAATATCCTCGACCTGATCTTGCTGCGTCGGCATCTTGGCGTGGCGAAGCTTATGCCTGCGGATGTTCGCGGCATTCTCGAAGGCGGCGCGCCCGCACTGGCGCTGGCCGATCAGTGCCGGCGCGCCGTCGAGGAAATGAGCGACCACGCGAGCGCCCAGCTCAGCGAAACAGGCGCACTGGTGTCGTTCCACGGCACGCCGCTGCTGGCCCCGATCCCCGAGCCGCGCCTGTTGTTGGCGGCGTCCGGCAACTACGGTCGCCACATGCGCGAGTATCCGGACGTGCCACTGCCGGAAAATCCTACCGCCTTCATCAAGCCTGCCGACACGCTGACGGGCCACGAGAAGCCAATCCTGATTCCGCCGCAGTTTCCGGATCAGGTCGACTTCGAAGGCGAGTTCGCTTTCGTGTTCGGACGGACCTGCCATAACGTCGACGAAGCGTCGGCGATGCAGTATGTCGCCGGTTACACCATCGTCAACGACGTGTCGGCGCGCAACTGGGTAGCCGAGGTGTTCTCCTCGACCGAGCGCTTCCAGTCCATCCGCGCATGGGACCGGAACATCCTCGGCAAGAACCTGCCCAGTTTCTCGCCATGCGGACCGATCCTGACTACCGCTGACGAGATCGCGGATCCCCACGACCTGGCGATCACCACGCGCGTCAACGGCAAGGTCATGCAGGACAGCGGCACCAGCGATCTCATCTGCCGGATTCCCAGGCTTATCTCGTATTTCTCGAAATGGTACCGGTTCCAGCCGGGCGACATTTTCAGCACCGGCACCCCGGAAGGCGTTGGCGCCGGCCGCACGCCGCCGGTCTATCTCAAGCGAGGGGACCGCATCGAAATCGAGATCGCCGGACTTGGCACGCTGGCCAATCCGGTGGCATAG
- a CDS encoding cupin domain-containing protein: protein MMEDVEKLTILRGEDLNWESDGRRGFFEYCDLGMRKATSGRYLVHLIRATASMESPIGGHRHIVDLQVVYMLKGWMKLWHEGHGEVTLKAGDCMYQPGGLTHGALDWSADFECLEVISPGNFSTLESETEAA, encoded by the coding sequence ATGATGGAAGACGTGGAGAAACTGACGATCCTCAGAGGCGAGGATCTGAACTGGGAAAGCGATGGACGACGGGGCTTCTTCGAGTATTGCGACCTCGGCATGCGCAAGGCGACCAGCGGCCGCTACCTGGTGCACCTGATTCGTGCCACCGCGTCGATGGAGTCGCCCATCGGCGGTCACCGGCACATCGTAGACCTGCAGGTCGTCTACATGCTCAAGGGATGGATGAAGCTCTGGCACGAGGGCCACGGCGAGGTCACGCTCAAGGCGGGCGACTGCATGTACCAGCCTGGCGGCCTGACGCACGGCGCGCTGGACTGGTCGGCCGATTTCGAATGCCTCGAGGTCATTTCGCCGGGCAATTTCAGCACGCTCGAATCCGAGACCGAGGCGGCTTAG
- a CDS encoding VOC family protein encodes MMSIIKATGVAYGRLRAPDLDRMEAFLLDFGMVRVARNENTLYMRGTGPAQYIHVTEKGSPAFLGMAYRAGSEADLEKLTRVPGASAVEPIDAPGGGKRVRLRDPDGYLIEVVHGIAPLPELPITHRHPEQGRTVGVLDRIHMGPARVRSFGHAVIFTPRLQETLEWYWHVLGLLPSEEVYEGSPDNVLGSFNRCDCGDEFVDHHVAMFFSNATAGLNHLAFEVVDLDDVFTGHEHLQARGGYEPLYGVGRHLLGNQVFDYWGGPWGMVHEHYAHGDLLNASSGRKRVDIAQGFVSPWGGEPSEALLNRVVP; translated from the coding sequence ATGATGAGCATCATCAAGGCAACCGGCGTTGCATACGGGCGGCTGCGCGCACCGGATCTGGACAGGATGGAGGCATTCCTGCTCGATTTCGGCATGGTGCGCGTCGCGCGCAACGAGAATACGCTGTACATGCGCGGCACCGGGCCCGCGCAATACATCCATGTGACGGAGAAGGGCAGCCCTGCCTTCCTGGGCATGGCCTACCGCGCGGGCAGCGAGGCAGACCTGGAGAAGCTGACGCGGGTGCCTGGCGCCTCCGCGGTGGAGCCGATCGACGCGCCCGGTGGCGGCAAGCGCGTGCGCCTGCGCGACCCCGACGGCTACCTGATCGAAGTCGTCCACGGCATCGCGCCGCTGCCTGAGCTTCCGATCACGCATCGCCATCCGGAACAAGGCCGGACGGTCGGCGTACTGGACCGGATCCACATGGGGCCCGCGCGGGTCAGGAGCTTCGGCCATGCCGTCATCTTCACCCCCCGGTTGCAGGAGACCCTGGAATGGTACTGGCATGTGCTGGGCCTGCTGCCGTCGGAGGAAGTGTACGAGGGCAGCCCGGACAACGTGCTGGGATCGTTCAATCGCTGCGACTGCGGCGACGAGTTCGTCGACCACCACGTGGCGATGTTCTTCAGCAATGCCACCGCGGGCCTGAACCATCTCGCCTTCGAGGTGGTTGATCTGGACGACGTCTTCACCGGCCACGAGCACCTGCAAGCCAGGGGAGGGTACGAGCCGCTCTATGGCGTTGGCCGCCACCTGCTTGGAAACCAGGTGTTCGACTACTGGGGCGGTCCCTGGGGGATGGTTCACGAACACTACGCGCATGGTGACCTGCTGAACGCAAGCTCGGGACGCAAGCGCGTTGACATCGCCCAGGGCTTTGTCTCGCCGTGGGGTGGGGAGCCTTCCGAGGCGCTGCTGAATCGCGTCGTCCCCTGA
- a CDS encoding fumarylacetoacetate hydrolase family protein: MNTSLEFDPQSLVLPRVPIRGSTQHYHVRRIFCVALNYADHAREMGREVSPEPPFYFTKSPFAITHTDSVVPYPPATANYHHEIELVAAIGKPAFRVSPAEAWDCVFGYACGLDMTRRDLQLAARDKGRPWEVGKDFEESAIVSEIVPVSAIGHPQSGRIAVSVNGETKQDSDISMFIWNVAELVSDLSKYYRLGPGDLIYTGTPHGVGPVRAGDSLHGVVAGVASIDLRIGPAA; this comes from the coding sequence ATGAACACCTCACTTGAATTCGACCCGCAAAGCCTGGTGCTGCCGCGTGTGCCCATCCGTGGCAGCACCCAGCATTACCATGTGCGCCGCATCTTCTGCGTCGCGCTGAACTATGCCGACCATGCCAGAGAGATGGGCAGGGAAGTCTCGCCGGAGCCGCCCTTCTATTTCACCAAGAGTCCCTTCGCCATCACACACACGGACTCGGTCGTTCCGTATCCGCCGGCCACTGCCAACTATCACCACGAGATCGAACTGGTTGCCGCGATCGGAAAGCCTGCGTTCAGGGTGTCACCCGCCGAGGCCTGGGACTGCGTGTTCGGATACGCATGCGGGCTCGACATGACGCGGCGCGACCTGCAGCTCGCCGCGCGCGACAAGGGCCGGCCGTGGGAAGTGGGAAAGGATTTCGAGGAGTCCGCGATCGTCTCGGAGATCGTGCCGGTTTCGGCAATCGGTCACCCGCAAAGCGGCAGGATCGCCGTCTCGGTGAATGGCGAGACGAAGCAGGACAGCGATATCTCGATGTTTATCTGGAACGTGGCGGAGCTGGTATCCGATCTCTCCAAATACTATCGCCTCGGGCCGGGCGACCTGATCTATACGGGAACGCCCCACGGCGTCGGGCCGGTGCGTGCCGGCGACAGCCTGCACGGCGTCGTCGCAGGCGTCGCCAGCATTGACCTGCGCATCGGGCCTGCGGCCTAG
- a CDS encoding amidohydrolase family protein → MNEQGESGRVGKWPPGDAAGQENRAGNAASEASARSAYSQAYRSPEVGGNRGARLLLKGGTVLTLDEKVGDFEQADVLVEGKKIVAIAPHLEAAGAQVIDCSGTIVMPGFISTHQHQYQTLMRSALSDGIHIRAIPANSQQPVAKWPGEFYTTTIQEVWTPGFMPNPPVPGQPPIWDLGRPPMDPEDCYIAELVSSLSQITQGVTTITDTSQSSHTPDHTDAMIQALFDSGQRAVYAYGWGNDRSAQFPEQSYEYPGRSGDTSFGLGRLAKTYFSSKDQLVTLGAMLDWHPVVDPRTREKQNYTGWQLAREFGAWINNHAAHGAVVEGIAEDPRNGTDWSDVTLVHCTLWQDEPVAQIGVDNVRSRAWQLVADRGAHVSISPLVEMQMRHGMPPFQLALNYGILPSLSPDTETNMTTNPFSMMRSAFTLQRALANELVFPLSDPQGLKVPQLVTSRQVIEMMTIAGAAGSGLLHKVGTLTPGKEADIVVLDANTLNTAPMNNVPGTVVTLMESRNVRDVVIAGKIVYRDGKLVGWDVQKLLRDVTRARDRVLARINGPALAGALPAGLNSHAEPYRPNFLGSTSYIGQNATAPAYVLRP, encoded by the coding sequence ATGAACGAGCAAGGCGAATCCGGGCGAGTCGGTAAATGGCCGCCGGGGGATGCAGCAGGGCAGGAGAATCGAGCCGGCAACGCGGCCAGCGAGGCATCGGCTCGCAGCGCATACAGCCAGGCGTATCGAAGCCCCGAAGTCGGCGGGAACCGCGGTGCGCGCCTGCTGCTGAAAGGCGGCACGGTTCTCACGCTTGACGAGAAGGTAGGAGACTTCGAGCAGGCGGATGTCCTGGTCGAGGGCAAGAAGATCGTGGCCATTGCCCCGCATCTGGAAGCGGCCGGCGCGCAGGTCATCGATTGCAGCGGAACGATCGTGATGCCCGGATTCATCAGCACGCACCAGCATCAGTACCAGACGCTGATGCGCAGTGCGTTGTCCGATGGCATCCATATCCGCGCCATACCGGCCAATAGCCAGCAGCCGGTCGCCAAATGGCCGGGCGAATTCTATACGACCACCATCCAGGAGGTCTGGACGCCGGGATTCATGCCGAATCCGCCCGTTCCGGGCCAGCCGCCCATCTGGGATCTCGGGCGACCGCCCATGGACCCCGAGGACTGCTACATCGCCGAGTTGGTGTCGTCCCTCAGCCAGATCACCCAGGGCGTCACCACGATCACGGATACCTCGCAGTCATCGCACACGCCGGACCATACCGACGCGATGATCCAGGCGCTCTTCGATTCGGGCCAACGCGCGGTCTACGCTTACGGATGGGGTAATGACCGCTCGGCGCAGTTCCCGGAGCAGTCCTACGAATACCCCGGCCGCAGCGGCGATACGTCATTCGGGTTGGGTCGGCTGGCCAAGACGTACTTCAGCTCGAAGGACCAGCTGGTGACGCTGGGCGCGATGCTGGACTGGCACCCGGTGGTCGATCCGCGCACGCGCGAGAAGCAGAACTACACGGGGTGGCAACTCGCGCGGGAGTTCGGCGCGTGGATCAACAACCACGCGGCGCACGGCGCGGTCGTCGAAGGCATTGCGGAGGATCCGCGCAACGGCACTGACTGGTCCGATGTCACGCTGGTCCACTGCACGCTGTGGCAGGACGAGCCGGTCGCCCAGATCGGCGTGGATAACGTCAGGTCGCGCGCCTGGCAATTGGTTGCCGACCGGGGTGCACATGTTTCGATCTCGCCGCTGGTGGAAATGCAGATGCGCCACGGCATGCCGCCGTTTCAGCTGGCCCTGAACTACGGCATCCTGCCCAGCCTGAGCCCGGACACGGAAACCAACATGACGACCAACCCGTTCTCGATGATGCGTTCCGCATTCACGCTGCAACGGGCGCTGGCGAACGAGCTGGTGTTCCCGTTGAGCGACCCGCAAGGGCTGAAGGTGCCGCAGCTGGTGACCAGCCGGCAAGTGATCGAGATGATGACCATTGCCGGCGCTGCGGGCTCAGGACTGCTTCACAAGGTCGGCACGCTGACGCCGGGCAAGGAGGCCGATATCGTCGTGCTCGACGCCAATACGCTCAACACCGCGCCCATGAACAACGTTCCCGGCACCGTGGTCACGCTGATGGAGTCGCGCAACGTGCGCGATGTGGTCATTGCCGGAAAGATCGTGTACCGCGATGGAAAGCTGGTTGGCTGGGACGTGCAGAAGCTGCTCAGGGACGTGACTCGGGCGAGGGATCGCGTTCTGGCGCGCATCAACGGCCCGGCGCTGGCAGGTGCCTTGCCGGCGGGCCTGAACAGCCATGCCGAACCGTATCGGCCCAATTTCCTGGGATCGACCTCCTATATCGGGCAGAACGCCACCGCGCCGGCTTATGTGCTCAGGCCGTAG
- a CDS encoding porin produces the protein MKWFVSFLLFVLCSTAWGQSLTLYGVIDIAIARNPGKGAWAMQNGSGNRFGLRGTEDLGGGMQAFFNVENRFAGDTGAMRDPTRLFNDRSMVGILGRFGRFWVGREYTPASWNVQIPADPLYNSTLMSMFLISTGGIGRVYNDKSVNYEFDVDGLTFSGQVAEDEGNKVPHRPVSFSVSYRAGSVLAAYGYDRPGGDRAIWHMVTGVYETQAFTLRASMGGGMTDTGNRRVSLILGATIPIRNSQLHISHGKLRDTTSDRTLMEKTGIAYYYSLSKRTSLYADIVHDSNARPKHFGGEIGIKHRF, from the coding sequence ATGAAATGGTTTGTCTCTTTCCTGCTTTTCGTCCTCTGCAGTACCGCGTGGGGACAGTCGCTGACGTTGTATGGCGTGATCGATATTGCGATCGCAAGGAACCCGGGCAAGGGCGCCTGGGCAATGCAGAACGGATCGGGCAACCGCTTTGGCCTGCGGGGCACTGAGGACCTGGGCGGCGGCATGCAGGCCTTCTTCAATGTGGAGAACCGCTTTGCCGGGGACACGGGTGCCATGCGGGATCCGACCCGGCTGTTCAACGACCGCTCGATGGTGGGCATCCTCGGCCGGTTCGGGCGGTTCTGGGTCGGGCGGGAATACACGCCCGCGAGCTGGAACGTGCAGATTCCCGCGGACCCGCTCTACAACAGCACGCTGATGTCGATGTTCCTGATCAGCACGGGCGGGATCGGCAGGGTGTACAACGACAAATCCGTCAATTATGAGTTTGATGTGGACGGCTTGACGTTCTCTGGCCAGGTTGCGGAGGACGAGGGCAACAAGGTGCCGCATCGGCCGGTCTCCTTCTCCGTTTCCTACCGGGCCGGTTCCGTCCTCGCGGCCTATGGATACGACCGGCCTGGCGGCGACAGGGCCATCTGGCACATGGTCACCGGCGTCTATGAAACGCAGGCATTTACGCTGCGCGCCTCGATGGGCGGCGGCATGACGGATACGGGGAACCGGCGCGTGTCCTTGATCTTGGGCGCCACGATTCCGATCCGGAACAGCCAGCTCCACATTTCCCACGGCAAGCTCAGGGACACCACTTCCGATCGGACGCTGATGGAAAAGACCGGTATCGCCTACTACTACTCGCTGTCGAAACGGACCTCGCTGTATGCCGATATCGTGCACGACAGCAATGCCAGGCCGAAACACTTCGGCGGCGAGATCGGCATCAAGCACAGATTCTGA
- a CDS encoding GntR family transcriptional regulator, with the protein METTHFSRKLPLWYQACESIRAEIYNRLRTSELRLPPESQLAEEHGVSLITVRQALTVLESEGLITRTRRRGTVINPLEAQPRKEMKVLGTLATVFNHDSAAELDLLEKLLVVTPEDLKATFRDATHLTYMRRLRHDKNGPINYAVNYMLPEFGENITEADMQKMPIPRILRDKFNVNVMRIDYSASAMEASADIASHLRVPPKSAILNLVATVFDHTERVVDVGRIYCPAGKFSFDISIDMS; encoded by the coding sequence ATGGAAACCACTCATTTCAGCCGTAAGCTGCCGCTCTGGTACCAGGCTTGCGAGTCGATCCGCGCGGAGATCTACAACCGGCTGCGCACCAGCGAACTCCGCCTCCCGCCCGAGAGCCAGCTTGCAGAGGAGCATGGCGTCAGCCTGATCACCGTCCGGCAGGCATTGACGGTACTGGAGAGCGAGGGCTTGATCACGCGGACTCGCCGCCGGGGCACTGTCATCAATCCACTCGAAGCACAGCCAAGGAAGGAGATGAAGGTCCTGGGAACCCTGGCGACAGTGTTCAACCACGACTCGGCTGCGGAACTCGACCTGCTGGAGAAGCTTCTGGTCGTCACCCCCGAGGACCTGAAGGCAACCTTCCGCGACGCGACGCACCTGACCTATATGCGCCGCCTGCGCCATGACAAGAACGGCCCGATCAACTACGCGGTCAATTACATGCTTCCCGAGTTCGGTGAGAACATCACCGAGGCCGATATGCAGAAGATGCCGATTCCGCGGATCCTGCGGGACAAATTCAATGTCAATGTCATGCGCATCGACTACAGCGCCAGCGCAATGGAAGCCTCCGCCGATATTGCGAGCCACCTCCGGGTGCCGCCGAAAAGTGCAATCCTGAATCTGGTAGCGACGGTCTTCGATCATACGGAACGCGTGGTCGATGTCGGGCGGATCTATTGTCCCGCGGGCAAGTTCTCCTTCGATATCTCGATCGACATGTCATAG
- a CDS encoding putative quinol monooxygenase: MSKGNVVLVVNCRIKPGKVEELMAALNANAEAARTTEPGCLQFDVLVDPEDPTRIMYYEVYRDQAAIEAHAQTAHHKTWYTVGPPMLDVRERSDFIRVAP; encoded by the coding sequence ATGAGTAAAGGAAACGTCGTATTGGTGGTCAATTGCCGCATCAAGCCGGGCAAGGTGGAGGAGCTGATGGCTGCACTGAACGCGAATGCCGAAGCGGCAAGAACGACCGAGCCGGGTTGCCTGCAGTTCGACGTGCTGGTCGACCCGGAAGACCCCACCCGAATCATGTACTACGAGGTCTATCGGGACCAAGCCGCCATCGAGGCGCATGCGCAGACAGCGCATCACAAGACTTGGTACACCGTGGGGCCGCCGATGCTCGACGTGCGGGAGCGTTCGGATTTCATCCGCGTAGCGCCGTAA